A region of the Gambusia affinis linkage group LG11, SWU_Gaff_1.0, whole genome shotgun sequence genome:
ATAACCGAAAGTATGGCACTTGACAGAAATCTTTGACACGTCATAGTCATgctagcaaaaataaattaaatcgagcgagagggaaaaaaagcacaccATCTTGGTTTCAGTAGTAACAAATGGTATCGTAATACTTAATAAGACATGTAAAACTTCTTCAAGTGTTATCTTGCACACCAAAAAATCAAGACACTAATCATGCAGTTAAAGATACTTAAAAGTTTAGCAAGCGTAGCATGCGACCGCGCCCCGATGGCAGAtggagatgtttgtttttcttatcgGCAGACTCCTGACGGTTACTTTAATGCTCAAGATTCATCTGCAGTTCACAATCAACTCCAACTGAAAGTGAACCCCGAACTCATGGAAGTCTTATTTATGCTACTAGTTCATCAGACAACTAGCTATTAATATGGATTCTTGCATACCTGATAGTGTGCTTGAGTGGTTATTAACTTTGaaatggcttttatttatttttttttgttgctatgaATTTTCTTGACTTccattttgaacttttctcagttttctggACTGTCTTGTTGGCACCGCAGCACAAACACGCAGGCACACTAGCACGTCCTGGTCCCGTCCGTCACGAAGACGCTCATGGCGGAGCGGTTAAAGCCGGCTCGACTTGAATACTcgtctcctctctctctctctctctgcctacGGTGCTCCCAAACTCCCACGTTAGGGGGGAATGTGTGGCTTCCCCCTCTCTGGCAGTTATTGCTCCCAGGTTAAAGGTCGACCATGGAGACCTTGGCCAGCTCCTTAGTTCCCTGGAGGATTCTCTTCATATGACCCACTTTCGATATCCCCAGATCCTGAGATCCAACAAggagacaaaacagaagaagtcaAGCACTGTGACCAAACACAAGCTAGTATGAGGAGTTGTTAGGGATCTCTATGGTTCCTACTTCCTATTGTGTGTGTAAAGTTGCAAAAACACTACCGCTTTAGAACAAAGGAAGATCTGCTCTGCAACAATGACTGCGTTTCCATGGACCATAAAATTGAAAAGTAGGAATTCCAAAAATtcgcttaatggaaacatgccaattaaaaaaaaaaagaaaagaaaagaaaacgtaAAAAGCTTTTGCGATTGGATGTGGTGGTTTTTCATCTGCatcaaaatgtgtctttttcacaaaagtgcagtggaaacactttcTGGCATCACgtgagtcacatgaccaacagccGGACGTTACCACTGGCGTAAAAgacaaagacaacaggaagtttcTTAATGACTTACTGTGTGAACAAACTGATTTGCATGTGATTTTGATcacgtttcttatttaatgaaaacaccggaattctgaattttttatttttttttttgacattagaggaacatcgacaaagttttgtgtaCATTCATAAAGGAAACGCAGCTATTGACACATTTCATGAACTAGAAAGTACAACCTAGAACTGAGTGCTTTTCTTGATCCCCACTCATTATAGGATAAAACATTCCAAAGTTTCTAGACTCAAAATTGTCCAATccaggacatttaaaaaatatgtattctgtacatttttaactcaacttttttaaaaatttggatATACACCGCATAAACACTCATGATGTACATCGGCatcagattaaaacaataaacataggAAACAATAAACAtcagtttattatttctcaGATATAAAACCAACTTCCCTAAAAAGGAAAAGTTAACCGTGACACGAGGACGATTGATTGGGTTTCAGTCCTGGTGCTGGATTTGATTCTTTACTGGTTTTCCAAAAGCCAGTAAAGAAGCAGAAAGTGTCATCACATCCTAGACTGATGCAAGGATTTATTCATAAGCacatgtatttttatcttttaacagTTGGATATGAAATAATCTCTTTCCCCCCATTTTTATCCAAACCTGAAagaattattgttttctgtatttttaaagcttttcaagCAGGACTGATCACACACCAGACTAAAGGCCCTTTTGGAAGAGAGAAACTTTATACACAAGATAATAACACATAAACACTTTTGAGTATGAATTGTAATTTAGTACACTAAAGaatttaaacaaaagtaaagcaaaaacaaaacttctagaagacatttttcattcagtgcAGTGAATTACAATCAGTCATTTAACAGAGACCTAAAGCACAATAAACCTGTAGATAAGCAAAGATATGAATTggtcaaaagcaaaaaacagtCATCTGGCTGTTAGATGTTTAACAGAAACACCCTTACATTATTGGTTCATACTGAATTTGATGTGATGATACGTCTTTGTGTTTTAGAAGGAGCTCGAAGGCGGTGCTTGGTCCTACCAGGCGTTTTACACAGCTGAACTGTTCCCAtgaaggatttctcagacatcCATGAAAGagtcaaggcaacactccagttGATGAGTGAAAAACATTCTAACATGATGTTAAGTtcaaaaaagatgattttactCAATACTGCCCCTATCAAATTCACAGGTCATCAGATTGTGGCCTTCAACAAATCCACTCCCACCCCAACCCCCAGTGTCTTCTGCTTCCCTCCTGGTCAGTAAACACGGTGTTAGTGGGTTAGCAGGTTTTATCACCGAGCAACACCAGACAGTGGAAGCCAAGCAGAGCGATGCAGCAGGGAGACATGGGACAGGCCACAGAGCCATAGAGAAGCAGCACACCAACAGGAAGAGCAGATTGTTGGACTCACTACGAGCTGTAgacaccagtgtgtgtgtgtgcgtgtgtgtgtgtgtgtgtgattaccTTTAGGTCCCTCCTCTCCAggtgcagcagctctgagcCTCGGATGTCGTGCCGTATGAAGGTCTCTCTGTACTCCCCGAGACTCAGCTGTTCCAGCCAGACGCCCACCTCCTCTGTGCCCCACCTCTCCactactcacacacacacacacacacacacacaaagcagagcagagaggGGCTCAGAGCGCCTCGCAGGTACCACTTCACCTGAATCTCTGACTCATTTCACCCAGAACCTttctcacacacgcacacacatgtaTGGAGATGGCATAACaaacgcgcgcgcacacacacacacacacacgcacacacagaaaTGCTCACAGATGGGCTCAAACTGGTAAATTACAGatgaggaagagaggaaggatgGAGAGAAATGCAGTGGCGGCGGTTTGGCAGGGAAAGGATGAAGAGGCTGCATTCAGTTTCAGGTGAGAGTTTGGGGTGAGTGCAGAAGAAGGAGGGGGTCAAGCTtcaactaggcctgtcacaataacaaattgtcccagtagttattgcgataaatgatcaTATTGTTGtcttgagatcattttcaattaatataGTCATAATgccataataatgcaagttcaccTGCTAACTAACATTTAACTCGTTAACTGGCGGTATCCCATCCATGGGACAAATCTAGTTTGTTTGAATACTCTGCCTTTTTCGCCGCCAGTTAAGGGGTTAATACAggaactgggagacattttaaatattgaaaataaataaagaaaacacctaaaaagaacaaacaaaatggaCACTCAAGTCTTTGCaaactaaaatgatttttttcttttaaaaaggaacaaattgaGTCCAAAgtaccagactgaagacttcaGTCATCCAGTGTTtgatagaaagagagagagaaacgaGAACAATGCTGAAccatgcaaatgtttttctaattcaTCATaagattaactgatttattgataaTTGCGACAGGCTTAGCATCAACTGGGGTTGGGACACAGAagacggaggaggagagaggaggcaGAAGCCTGAGTGGTCTGCAGGAAGTTCAGCCTGCGGTGACAGGAAGAccctccccacccccacccGTCTGGACGACTGATCCAGCCTGACGAGCTACAACCGGATCACCTCCGCTCTTCCACAAACCCGGACGGGAGCATGAATGAAGGGGTGGGGGTGCAGGTTGATGGTTCGGGATGTAACACCTCAACCACACGCCGTCACCAAGCATTTCCACCTCTACGTGTCGACTTCATGCACGTCCTTATCTAAAGGAAGCAACGCGGCCTCCAAAACACCATGTTATGCTTCGGGGCtgattgacctttgacccttccTGAGCAGCTGTAGGTACGTGTGTCTGCTCAGAGAGGTGACGGTGTGAGAGACCCTACCTGACTGAGGGCTGGTCTTCTTGGCGGCCTTCTCCTTCTTGAACTTGGGCACTATGCGGAACACGCTGCTGCGACTGTTCCTCTTGCCGTAACCCAGAGAGGGGTCCTGGTACATAAGCACAGTCAACCTATAGCCTTTCATTTAGCTACTCAACTCTCTTGTTCTCTGGAGCAATGCTACATTTTAGCAAGACTAGCAGCAAAACCATGGTAACACTTTGTGAACTAGATGAGGGAGATGCACCGTGAAACATTGTTGCCCGATGCAGCCTTTTCCCAATCAGTGGCCGCAGCATACACTAGCTGTGTTTCCGTTACAAATGTGAGAGCAAAACATTGAGGATATTACGCTAATGtcgagaaaacaaaaactttgcaaTTGCAGTGCGTCTGttgaataagaaatgcaatcacaatcacacgtgaataagatTGTTTGCGTGATAAGTtgttaaaaaacatgctgcgccgtcatcctcctgccacttcctgttttcttctttttcgtCGTCTTTTTCTGCCagcagtaacatctggttgttgatcacatgattTCTGGGATGTGAAAaggtgtttccattgcagttttatgaaaCATACACATTTTGATACAGCTGAAAAGccacctcatcctagtgcaAAAACGTTTTATCCATAAACTGCAGCCTTTATGAAATTGtcgtgtttgttttcttaagtcCAGTTGCCGCAATTATTtagtcaatggaaacgcagctagtgaCTATAAAAAGCATTCATGCCATTTTGATGTcttatctttttattgtttttgaaaaatcaatCATGATCAACCAAATGTGGCCATTTTgacaaagaagtttttttttatttttaaattacagttaCATATCTTGTGATTTATGAAGGGATGGTTTGCACTTATCAGAAAGACAAAGctgaaactttacattttaaaagcaaaataaccTGCAAAGGTACattaattttagagaaaaactaaatgctAGGGATGTCCAGCAGTTTTCAAGAATTCCAGTTTTTATTGctgggctgaaacaattaatcgattgaTGAATTgactattgaaataatcaactaatttaataaataagttGAGtatacagacacaaaaaagcCAATTGTCAGATGAATTCTTTGTTAGAAATGGTTAATTattcactaaagaaatgctgtGATTGCatcttaagaaataaaatgtttattttctttcttaaaaagaaattgccTTATTTGTTTTGcccatatttaaatatatattgtataaaatagGCTTAAGTggccaaaagaaaaattagcagACTATGTAACTTTTTTCACCGATGAATATCTTGCCAGAATAATGAATAGAgcaatcaattattaaaataactgcaagcttattttagataaaaattagCTGAAATAAGTTCAACTATAAAGAGTTCACAGTCTtactgtttggttctgttttattAGAACCGCGTTGTAATGTGTCACTGTTACCTCAAGGTGTCAGACTGACACTGACCAAGACTTAAGGACCAGAGTCACACTAACTGGGTTAAGATGGATCCTTGAGATAGAAAGTTACAGAAACCTCAGCTGGATAAAAGGTTGACATATAAATATATCatctgttaaaaacaatttctaacATGACTAAATCTTATGGTGAACAAATCTAGCTTAAGCTAAGATATAATGGAAAAAAGGCTCTGAAGATGTTAACAGTATTTACACAGTAAACTTTTTAAGGTTTAGTATGTTTCTTATGGTACACCAAGTATTTAATGCTTATTTTAAGCTACGCCACCTGCTGGCATGAATGGATAACTGTAATTGCTCAGAGTGACAAAGAGGCCAGGTCCATGTTTTTggatgttgtttcttttttccactcaAACTAGTTTCAATAAAAGGCTCATTTTTAACAGTGAAAacttaaaaccaaaaaacctctaaaaagaaataactaaaacatgTCTTTAATGGCCCTAGGATTAGTCTTCGCTGATTAATATTATCCTCTATAGatgtatattttcagttttttaaaggaGGTTGGCTGTTTTTGCAACATAAGAACAGTTTCcaccaattttattttgacatctaTAACTAAAGAGTGAGATGAACTTCAATTTCTATTTGGATTTACATGTTGCGTATGGATTGTAATGGTTATTGTTTTAGACGAAAGGTTCACCTACTTCCCTACTCTGTGTGTTAAATTGTCTTTTGTTTACATCTGTGTACAGGAGCAGACCTGTCTCAGCTGTGAGAAGCGGGAGCTGCTGACAGAGGCTGCTTACCTCTTCGTCGTTGGGCTGCAGTATGTGGTAGAGCCAGGGGATTTCTCCCAGTTTGCCCAGTTCAACATCCAGGCTCTGCAAAGCACTGGACAGCTGCTCCTCCTCAGGCGGGTCCAGTTGCTGCCAGAAGCAGGTAAAGTCAactctttttttggttttttaaagcaaaaaaacttGGAATTTTGGTCAAACCAAAAGATTTCacatatatatctatctatctatacatatatgtacatatatatatatatatataaagaagagaagagaatCAATCCCAGAACTAACCAGAGAGACTCGGCCCAACAGAAGAGACTCGGTCTCGTTGTGGAGCGCCTTGACGGTGCTCGCCACCTCGATAGCAGTGTTCCTCGTCAGACTCTGTTGAAGGAACACAACCGGTGGTGAGGCTCACAGTAAACAGTTCATTAAACATCCTGAACACGAGCAACTCGACATGTTTCCTGTTAcgagttaaataatctgccagtggaactaaaactttttttttaatcaaccttAAGGGATTATTGattcaaaacaagctcctatattttgctaaaaaagttacttgtaagttagttttatcttatttgaaatgcacaaagatatttgcactggaaactagacaaaaatactgaataacattttgtgtctttgcaatGCAGAAACATGGCTGGAGTAAGAAAGAGGCGCAGTTTGGCTTTAAATTTCAGTatgttattttatatgtttgttaTAACAGAGACAGTTTTTTATGACACAGATAatcgatctcctccacctcctccctgagctgctactgcCGTCTGAAGAAACACACCACCCGgtcaaaatcaaccaatcagagccaggaggcgggtcttactgctgtcaatcaaccttgtgAACACGCTGTTTAAtatgctaatggtggagaaacagttcaaaattacaggaaaactgtttatttttcctggtGGTTATGCTCATTAAGTGGGTGAGAGGGGGCGTGGCATGCAAAgaggcatgattgacagcactaagaccctcattcaggctctgattggttgtttctagttagcactgggagaaggcacgGGAGCTTGATTTAGTCACATTTATCCATGTCGTATTTCTTCCAAATacgtaaaaaacattttttttagtaaaagttacatagtgcagctttaaatatgctgttttaaaacagactGTAGTAATGCGCTGTCCTGGTTGTGTTAGCTGCTTACCTCTGGGAACTTGGGGTGCATTTTGTTGATGGCGTGCGACGCGGCGTTAACAGCATGAGCCAGCTCCTGCTCCAAAAGCCCGTTGGTTTTTGCAGCTTCGCATATCCTGCGGCCACATGGAGAGAACGCTTACAGGACCGGAGCCAGGGCTGTGGATTCGGACCTGACGTTCTGGATCAAGCGTTCCTACCTTGTGATGAGCTCTTCGGCCGCCCGGGCGCACATCTGCATCAGGGCGTTCTCCTCCTCTGTGGCCAGATCCACAGACTGCTGCGGGTAGAGGTGAGGCCGCAGGGGCGGCTTGTCGTACTTCAGTTTGTCCTCCCATGACTTCAGTGTGTTCTCAAACGCCTGCAGGAAACAGTTTGAAGAGACACAGGAGAAGTTAGAGCTGCAATAAAACCAATACTGGCATTAAATGAATGTTTGGTTGTTGAAGATTTaagtttctggatttttttttttttttcatcatagcACTCCTTGGGTTCCtatagttcagagtgatgtcagcaagATCATGGTGGCCATCTTGCtttacaagttgttttttttactgtttatatttatgtggactttgaattcaagtcatgacaaaatataaaattcaggCTAAGTTCATAATGTTACAAGTCATGACGATatcatttaaataatacaagaataaactcTTAGTAGGTCTCTAATAGGTCATGTAAGTagtcattttatgaaaaaaataacataaaatttaaacaaattttatttgttacttgtatgttagttttgtcttatttcaagtgtgataAAGACGTTTGCCTTAGAAACTAGACATAAAATACTTAgttaaattctgtgtttttgcagtataaaaatccactttttaaaCGTATTTTCTGACactttcaatttctttttgagaaaaaaaagaagattaaaatcGAAAATTGAATCAGGTATGAAAACAAACCAGGTTGTCCTGCCCCTATTGCTTCCACATCTCCTGTCTCCATCTCCTCCACATCACCCAGCGTATCTCCCTCACCCGGTCTCTGGTGAGCATCTGCGCTCTGTTCTTGTGCTGGATCTTGATAACTCCGGGCGGCTGGATCCAGGCCTCGCCGTCCACCTGGATGGGAACGCCCTCGTCTCCCAGGATGGTGATCTTCACCGTTCGACACTGATTCAGACGGAGATGCGGGTGAGATGGGAGGACGCTCACTGTCGTTCTCGCTGCCGTCCTTGTGTTGCTGCTCACCTGGGCTATGCGATGATGTTGCAGCTTGATGACTCTGGATACGGCCATCTGCATGCTCCCGAACACGGCCACCACCTCCAGGATCTTATCGTCAAACGACGGAGCGCAGAAGATCTGCACAGCATCACGGTACAATGTGAGAGAGATGTGTCTGCACGCCTCTGCTGCATTTGAAGATATTTCTcagcaaaaatactaaatcaaTCTGCAGAGATGAAGTACTTTGGTTTTTTAAGATGGCTGCAACTGCAggtgtgcatttttattcaggcACCTTAGATGGATCATTTATGTACTTTACCTACTGATTTACCTACCGACATTAGGTAAATCAGTTTACTTACAAAGTGTTATACTGATAGGTCATCCTGGTTTTACTAAATGACCATAAAACTCAAATTTACCAAAGTAGTTCTTCTCTACTTGGCTCCTGGAGTTAATTTTCTAACCGACGTTGGCAGCTAGCTGTGCTGCAGTGCTAATGCTAACCTAATTGTTGCCAGAAACAATATATTGTGACTGACTAACATGAACAGGCAGAAATACATAAAGATAAAACCAAGagcattaaaatctgaaaatgaaatatgacacagtattttttttaaaaaaagtaaaaatccagtagaaaactgaaaagttgaAAGATCTCATTGAAATTCAAAGTGATAAATTTAGAAATACTAACTAAAATAACTGCTAACCCATTTAAATgcacaaaagtaacaaaataaatttactgggattagaatataaataaaagcattttcatataaaaaaaagaatgctcatcaaacagacaaaacattgGAATAGTCTTCAAATTTAAATCTGACTCATGTGAAGTGAATCACAAattgcaaatgtttgtttttaaatgtaatactCAATTATTCTCAAATCTTAATCGTGGATGTTTTGTATTTGACAATGTTGTCCTGCACATCTTCAGCTAGAGATCGTTcacataatttgaaaaaatacaataaggAAAAATAGCAAACTGCATCAATGCAGGTTAATTTTTTGCATACACATTATGATTTACTCTCAAAATGTATTCTTGGATTGAGAAGTTCttcaaagtttcattttgaaagttttattttattattattatttatttcaattttgaaACATGTTCTTTTCTTGGATTAATTTTTCTCCTTATACGTCAGCACCACATTTACATAACAGCACAGAGTGTGTCTTCTCCGGGGGCTCCCTCGGGGATGTTTGTGAAAGCTGACACTTTAATCCTTGGGCAGCCATTGTTCTTTGAGCATTTAACAAACAAGCCCACGTAGCGGTCCGTCCTGCAGGACGTCAGGGTCATGTCAAACCAGCGTCCGTCAGCGCCGGCATTCATTAGATGGAAAAACAGAGTGGTTTTTACTGTCAATGTACTCACATCATCCTCCTTGGTGCCGCCCCAGAAGTTGGTTCCGCCTGCGTAGCTGGGGATGTTCAACACGGCGATCCCCTGCAGGCTGGGCAGGGGGATGTACTGACCGTCACACTGGAAGACACCAGGGCAAAGTAAAGCTCGGCTTCAGGTCGCCTCAGCAGCGTCGCTCCATGAACCCTCCGCACGATTTTACAACCCACATGCCGAATTAGTGGGGTACTGCAGGAGATCTACCCAAGTGATACTCAAATGTTGCAGGAATGACATCAAAATAAAACGACTTAATCTTTTTGTGTGGTGTGCAGATGCTTTGTTTGCACTGATAAAGCCACCATGTGCGGTACGGTGAACACTTGGAGTGAGTCCAAGCGACGGCAGCCTGATCTGCAACACGCCAAGACACGCAGCAAGCCGTGTGACGGCAGATGATAGCTAATGCTGGGGTCCAACGTCCATCAAACACTTTCAATAATCATTTTGAAGCCTTTTACAACACCATCGGTTCCTCACCTCCAGCTGCACTTTTTGCTCCAAGTTCTTGTAGGTTCTCTGCAGCAGTTCTCTGGTGCCCAGAACACCGTACCACATCATGTTCTTCGTACGACTCCTGGGTTGGGAAGGTGTAGGTGGTGCATTAGTCGTTTTATTGATAAGAccaagaaaaaacatttgtatttaaattagtCTGTCAGGAAAAGGAAGCGGAGAAATAACAGACCACAGGGctagctaaaaaacaaaatgacaaaatgacagaaaatatttttaaaaagtggcttttatttcaatccaTCCTTCAGTGAGTTGTACAACAGCGTAATTACGAGAACATAGTCGTAATATTAACAGAAGAAAGATGAAATCTTACcagaagaacaagaaaaaatgtggatACTTTTTtgtatatgttgtttttcatattaGAATTTTTGCACTGTCCaaatattacaactttgttCTTTGTTCTAATATTAAGATTCTATTCTCTGTCAGgatccatgtttttctgtatgtttatttcaagttttctgtgtgtctgagtctctgtgttgtcctgtctccccgtgattagtccccaggtgtatcttgttccctgattacctcttgtgtatttaatgtcacctgtgtctccgtgtgtttgtcgggtcctacgtcttgtTGTCAATGTACGTCTTGCTACGTCTGTGTTCGTCCGTGttcgcctgttgctacctgttgtgagcatttgccttccgctcagcagtgctgccaggtttgTGGactgttactgtttatttttcaccattaaactcctcatctcacctcatctgggtctgctgcgtctacctcaccgccaccaccacaCCACTTTATGACATTCTCGTACTATTTTGACTTCATTGTCATATGACTTTATTATCTCACTGTCACTGTATTCTTGTAacttcatgaaaataaaaataaacatttgtggCCTCACTCTTATATCTTATAGAATTGAGCTGAGTTCAAAGTCTAACTAAACAGTAGCTGTAAAAAACActtgtaaaacaagatggcagcCTTGGGCATGCTGACACCTCTCAGCTATCAAACGTCAATCAGGGCACTGTTTGAAAATAGTCCCAATTTTCCATgaataaaatcttcaaaacccaaaactttgattaattgatcaaaTCGATGTATCGCCCAGCCTGGTGTCTCACCTGCATTTCTCTGGATGCTCCTCTCTCTTGTTGTTGAACTCCAGAGAGATCTTGGCGTCCAGGCCGATGCCAAAGTAGTTGTTCATGACACACTTCTCCATGTAGCCCTCTCTGCCGCAGACGGAGACATAAAAAACATCTGTGAGCAAGACGGACACTAGCTACGTTTCCATTagccataaaattgcacaagttatgaaaatcaatttgcttaatggaaacagcaaTTTTGGggaaaactgatgttttcagtAAAAGGTTTCTTTGGTCTAGCATGAGATGGTTTTTCAGTTGTATCgaaatagatgtatttcacaaaacacttttttcccaTCACAAAGGTCATgtgatgaacagatggatgttactactggcagaaacaacaaaggagacgacaggaagtggtaggaagaTGATGATTTGTTGCTGatctcacagcatcacagctcataaaaagttgtgtcatTCTAACAAATTGATTCCATAGCTCTTCTGCCGAAAACAATTTCCCTAAAACGCCACTCCCAAGTAGGTGGGGCTTGTCACGCTGATGCATGAATAAAACGCagattggctgatagatgatgaacGCTAGCACCATGGATAAATCATGATTATATCACATAACTTCTCTGTCACAAATTTTAATGTcttatcacatgaacaagcTTATCCAcatgtgatttaaatttaatttcttatttaatggaaacccCGCAATTGCAAAATGATGTTCTTTTTTGGACATTAGCGGAATGTAGACAAAGAGAAGTGAAAGTGAAGGTAGTGCAGCTCTCACAGCGAGTCGAGGTCAGGGTCGATGAAGGGCGTCGCGCCGAACGGGTCGATGTTAGCTAGCAGCATCTTGCTAATGATGGAGCTTCCGGCGATGGAGGCGGCCAGCCCGGCTCGCAGccctgcacacaaacacaaagcatcCGTCAGGAAACAGCGCCGGGCTGTGGCTTCTCACAGAGTGGGGACTTTTTTGATGCAACAGGTTGAAGTGTGTTTTTACCAGGGCAGATGATACGTGTGTTGAGCACGGGGAGGTTCTCCTTGCTGGTGGTGAAGGGTGTGATGGTGAAGGGGCCGTACGACTGGGTGCTGCGGCTCACTCTGCTCTCTGTCGGGGAACAGGGACTCCTAGCGgctgaacacacacagagacaaagTCTCTATGTAATAATCACACTTCTTTACGCATGCAGTGCCTGTTGAAGCCCGTTTCAAACAGGAATGTTGTTTTAAGACTagcatttatgtttgtgatgct
Encoded here:
- the dgkh gene encoding diacylglycerol kinase eta isoform X6 — its product is MHNWYACSHARPTFCNVCKDSLSGVTSHGLSCEVCKFKAHKRCAVRATNNCKWTTLASIGKDIIEDEDGIAMPHQWLEGNLPVSAKCAVCDKTCGSVLRLQDWRCLWCKAMVHTACMDLYPRKCPLGQCKVSIIPPTALNSIDSDGFWKATCPPSCASPLLVFVNSKSGDNQGVKFLRRFKQLLNPAQVFDLVNGGPHLGLRLFQKFDNFRILVCGGDGSVGWVLSEIDKLNLHKQCQLGVLPLGTGNDLARVLGWGPSCDDDTQLPQILEKLERASTKMLDRWSIMTFEIKIPPKHSCPTTPEGAGDCQFHISAYEHSVTTHLTKILTSEQHSVVISSAKILCETVKDFIAKVGKAYEKSTENVEECDSMSLKCAMLNEKLDSLLQTLNAECQSLPPLPHCTPPIVEEEQEEDEEEEEEEEEEASEESLTELKGKLEEEETEKGRGGSGPPEQLFKSREQLMLRANSLKKAVRQIIDQAVRVVDEQNAHTDDTELPSPLEFRKDSEDENRDSEKDEDTKELEAVSSARSPCSPTESRVSRSTQSYGPFTITPFTTSKENLPVLNTRIICPGLRAGLAASIAGSSIISKMLLANIDPFGATPFIDPDLDSLEGYMEKCVMNNYFGIGLDAKISLEFNNKREEHPEKCRSRTKNMMWYGVLGTRELLQRTYKNLEQKVQLECDGQYIPLPSLQGIAVLNIPSYAGGTNFWGGTKEDDIFCAPSFDDKILEVVAVFGSMQMAVSRVIKLQHHRIAQCRTVKITILGDEGVPIQVDGEAWIQPPGVIKIQHKNRAQMLTRDRAFENTLKSWEDKLKYDKPPLRPHLYPQQSVDLATEEENALMQMCARAAEELITRICEAAKTNGLLEQELAHAVNAASHAINKMHPKFPESLTRNTAIEVASTVKALHNETESLLLGRVSLQLDPPEEEQLSSALQSLDVELGKLGEIPWLYHILQPNDEEDPSLGYGKRNSRSSVFRIVPKFKKEKAAKKTSPQSVERWGTEEVGVWLEQLSLGEYRETFIRHDIRGSELLHLERRDLKDLGISKVGHMKRILQGTKELAKVSMVDL